In the genome of Saprospira sp. CCB-QB6, one region contains:
- the metH gene encoding methionine synthase, translating into MQRLHERIEQQILVIDGAMGTMLQQYKLQEADYRGERFADFHRDLKGNNDLLSITQPHLVTEVHKAYLEAGADIIETNTFNATAISQEDYDMQELVYELNYASAQCARAAVDAFNAENPEKFRFVAGAMGPTNRTASLSPDVNNPGYRAINFEQLRAAYYEQAKALAEGGADLFLVETVFDTLNCKAALFAIDQYCEEVGIAYPVMVSGTITDASGRTLSGQTVEAFWLSVSHANLFSVGLNCALGAAEMRPHIEALSNIAHCYISAYPNAGLPNEMGEYDQTAQEMGLLIEDFAKSGFINIVGGCCGTSPAHIRRMAEVVAELPVRKKPAPMQYSAYSGLEPLIVRPGFNFINVGERTNVTGSRKFARLIKNGNYEEALSVAQQQVEGGAQIIDVNMDEGMLDSVEAMSYFLNLIASEPDIARLPIMIDSSKWEVIEAGLRCVQGKAIVNSISLKEGKAAFVHQAKLVRRYGAAAIVMAFDEVGQADTMERKVEICSRAYKILTEEVGFPPQDIIFDPNIFAIGTGIEEHNNYGVDFIEATREIKRRMPLVKISGGVSNLSFSFRGNNIVREAIHSAFLYHAVQAGMDMGIVNAGMIEVYEDIPKELLALVEDLLFNRRPDATERLTDYAEQLKGLDGKKRKEDLGWREAPVEDRLAHALVKGITKFVVEDTEEARQQYSSPLEVIEGPLMSGMNIVGDLFGAGKMFLPQVVKSARVMKQAVAHLTPFIEAEKSAGQSAKGKILLATVKGDVHDIGKNIVGVVLACNNFEIIDMGVMVPANEILKKAQDEQVDIVGLSGLITPSLDEMVYVAKEMQRLGMQMPLLIGGATTSKTHTAVKIAPQYSGPAVHVLDASRAVTVAASLLAEKEENRAAYMEQVLAEQERIRVQRAKRTSAKRYLSLKKARENKLALDWSKIEPVIPNKMGITVLDQLDLAVLRDYIDWTPFFSSWQLAGKFPTILEDEVVGQEAKSLYADAQKMLDQIIAENWLQAKAVCGLFAANSIDDDDILVYPNGPEAEPMRLHHLRQQRQKAANKPNYCLSDFLAPKASGKTDYMGAFAVTAGIGIEEHVARFEAAHDDYNAILLKALADRLAEAAAEYLHAEVRRNYWGYAADEALDNQALIAENYQGIRPAPGYPACPEHTEKRSLFALLEVEERIGIRLTESCAMFPAAAVSGWYFGQEEARYFGLGNIEKDQVESYAARKGITVEEAERWLMPVLNYDI; encoded by the coding sequence ATGCAACGCCTGCACGAACGGATCGAACAGCAGATTTTGGTCATTGATGGAGCTATGGGGACCATGTTACAACAGTACAAATTGCAAGAAGCCGACTACCGCGGAGAACGCTTTGCCGACTTCCATCGCGATTTGAAGGGCAATAACGATTTGCTCTCTATTACTCAACCTCATCTGGTCACAGAGGTCCATAAAGCCTACCTAGAGGCAGGAGCCGACATTATTGAGACCAATACCTTTAATGCTACCGCTATCTCTCAGGAAGATTACGATATGCAGGAGCTGGTATATGAACTCAATTATGCCTCGGCCCAATGCGCCCGCGCCGCTGTAGATGCCTTTAATGCCGAAAACCCAGAGAAGTTTCGCTTTGTGGCCGGCGCTATGGGGCCTACCAACCGCACGGCTTCCCTCTCGCCAGATGTGAATAACCCCGGCTATCGCGCCATTAACTTCGAGCAACTACGGGCCGCCTATTATGAGCAAGCCAAAGCCCTAGCCGAAGGTGGAGCCGACCTCTTTCTGGTCGAAACTGTTTTTGATACCCTCAACTGTAAGGCGGCCCTTTTTGCCATCGATCAGTATTGCGAGGAAGTAGGCATTGCCTATCCCGTTATGGTATCTGGAACCATTACCGATGCTTCTGGCCGTACCCTTTCGGGCCAAACGGTAGAAGCCTTCTGGCTCTCGGTCAGCCACGCCAACTTGTTTTCCGTTGGCCTCAACTGCGCCCTAGGCGCAGCCGAAATGCGCCCCCATATCGAAGCACTATCTAATATTGCCCATTGCTATATTAGTGCTTACCCCAATGCGGGACTGCCCAACGAAATGGGAGAATATGACCAAACGGCCCAAGAAATGGGCCTACTCATTGAAGATTTTGCCAAAAGTGGCTTTATCAATATCGTAGGAGGCTGCTGCGGTACTTCTCCAGCACATATCCGCCGAATGGCAGAAGTGGTGGCCGAACTACCCGTACGCAAAAAGCCCGCGCCTATGCAATACTCGGCCTATTCTGGCCTAGAACCACTGATTGTCCGCCCCGGCTTTAACTTTATCAATGTAGGAGAACGGACCAATGTGACGGGCTCCCGCAAGTTTGCCCGCCTAATCAAAAATGGCAACTATGAAGAGGCCCTCTCTGTGGCCCAACAACAGGTAGAAGGAGGCGCCCAAATTATTGATGTGAATATGGATGAAGGAATGCTCGACTCCGTCGAAGCCATGAGCTATTTCCTCAACCTCATCGCCTCCGAACCCGATATCGCCCGCCTGCCCATTATGATCGACTCTTCTAAATGGGAAGTGATTGAAGCTGGCCTCCGCTGCGTACAAGGCAAGGCTATTGTCAATTCTATCTCGCTAAAAGAAGGGAAAGCGGCTTTTGTCCATCAAGCCAAATTGGTCCGCAGATATGGCGCCGCCGCCATAGTCATGGCCTTTGATGAAGTAGGCCAAGCCGATACCATGGAACGCAAAGTAGAGATTTGTAGCCGCGCCTATAAAATCTTGACGGAAGAGGTGGGCTTCCCCCCCCAAGATATCATCTTTGACCCCAATATTTTCGCTATTGGAACAGGTATCGAAGAACATAATAATTATGGGGTAGACTTTATTGAAGCCACTAGAGAAATTAAACGCCGCATGCCTTTGGTCAAAATTAGTGGTGGCGTGAGTAACCTCTCTTTCTCTTTCCGTGGAAATAATATCGTTCGAGAAGCGATCCATTCCGCCTTTTTGTACCATGCAGTCCAAGCAGGAATGGATATGGGCATTGTCAATGCCGGTATGATTGAGGTCTATGAGGATATTCCCAAAGAACTCTTGGCCCTAGTGGAAGACCTGCTCTTTAACCGCCGACCCGATGCAACCGAACGCCTAACCGATTATGCCGAACAGCTCAAGGGCTTGGATGGTAAGAAACGTAAAGAAGACCTCGGCTGGAGAGAAGCTCCCGTGGAAGATCGCCTTGCTCATGCCTTGGTCAAGGGAATTACCAAGTTTGTGGTAGAAGATACCGAAGAAGCCCGACAACAATATAGTAGCCCCCTAGAAGTCATTGAAGGACCACTAATGTCAGGGATGAATATTGTGGGCGACCTCTTTGGCGCAGGAAAAATGTTCCTTCCTCAGGTGGTTAAATCCGCCCGAGTGATGAAACAGGCCGTAGCCCATCTTACGCCCTTTATTGAAGCCGAGAAATCTGCTGGCCAATCTGCTAAGGGGAAAATCCTTTTGGCTACGGTCAAAGGTGATGTGCACGATATTGGGAAAAATATTGTGGGAGTGGTCTTGGCCTGCAACAACTTTGAGATTATTGATATGGGCGTGATGGTTCCCGCCAATGAAATTCTTAAAAAGGCCCAAGATGAACAGGTGGATATTGTGGGCCTTAGTGGACTCATTACCCCCTCTCTCGATGAAATGGTCTATGTGGCCAAAGAGATGCAACGCTTAGGCATGCAGATGCCCTTGCTCATTGGTGGCGCAACCACCTCTAAAACTCATACGGCCGTAAAGATTGCCCCACAATATAGCGGGCCTGCCGTGCATGTTTTGGATGCCTCCAGAGCGGTTACGGTAGCGGCTTCGCTCCTAGCCGAAAAAGAAGAAAATCGAGCGGCTTATATGGAGCAGGTCTTGGCCGAACAAGAACGAATCCGTGTGCAGCGTGCCAAACGGACTTCCGCCAAGCGCTACTTGAGTCTGAAGAAGGCCAGAGAGAATAAACTCGCTTTGGATTGGTCCAAAATAGAGCCGGTGATCCCCAACAAAATGGGCATTACGGTCCTTGACCAACTAGATTTGGCCGTTCTCCGAGACTATATCGACTGGACACCCTTCTTTAGCAGTTGGCAACTGGCCGGTAAGTTCCCCACTATTTTAGAGGATGAAGTAGTGGGCCAAGAGGCTAAATCCCTCTATGCTGATGCGCAAAAGATGCTGGACCAAATCATTGCCGAAAACTGGTTGCAGGCCAAGGCCGTTTGTGGTCTTTTTGCCGCTAACTCCATAGATGATGATGACATTTTGGTCTATCCCAATGGGCCAGAAGCAGAGCCGATGCGCTTGCATCATCTGCGCCAACAACGGCAGAAAGCCGCCAATAAACCCAACTATTGTCTCAGCGATTTCTTAGCCCCTAAAGCTAGCGGAAAGACCGATTACATGGGAGCTTTTGCCGTTACCGCAGGTATTGGCATCGAGGAGCATGTGGCCCGCTTTGAGGCTGCCCATGATGACTACAATGCCATCTTGCTCAAGGCTTTGGCCGATCGTTTGGCCGAGGCTGCTGCAGAATATCTTCATGCTGAGGTCCGCCGCAACTATTGGGGCTATGCAGCAGATGAGGCTTTAGATAATCAGGCCTTAATTGCCGAAAACTACCAGGGCATTCGTCCAGCACCAGGCTATCCCGCCTGCCCAGAACATACCGAAAAGCGCAGTTTGTTCGCCCTGCTAGAGGTAGAGGAGCGCATTGGCATTCGCCTGACAGAAAGCTGTGCCATGTTTCCCGCTGCTGCCGTTAGTGGTTGGTATTTTGGACAAGAAGAGGCCCGCTATTTTGGCTTGGGCAATATCGAAAAGGATCAGGTAGAAAGCTATGCGGCCCGCAAGGGTATAACGGTCGAAGAGGCCGAACGCTGGTTGATGCCAGTCTTGAATTATGATATTTAG
- a CDS encoding aldehyde dehydrogenase produces the protein MISSSHLLEDPNLDQIPALVAQQRSFFASQQTKSLQFRKAQLERLHQKIVERESEILAALHSDLRKHEFEAYSTELGFVLVELKKAIQQLPKWMKAQKVGTPLFLFNAGSEIRSEPYGLSLIIGPWNYPFQLLFAPLIGALAAGNTAILKPSELAPATSAISAEIIREAFPPHYVAVVEGGVPASQALLKERFDYIFFTGGTKVGKIIYQAAAQHLTPITLELGGKSPCLVDRDTDLKATAKRIIWGKFTNAGQTCIAPDYVLVDKAVKEPLIAEMKRQIQKAYGDNPQQSDSLARIINAAHFNRLIAYLKDGEIAAGGNYEESERYLSPTLMTEVNLDSPLMQEEIFGPILPIISYDSLPSAIEFINQRPKPLALYIFSKNDKNVERVLAETSAGGACVNDTLLHIVNPNLPFGGVGESGIGAYHGESSFQLFSHQKSVLKRSFLIDDPVRYAPYKLGIKWLKKLMDWTL, from the coding sequence ATGATCTCTTCTAGCCATTTATTAGAAGACCCAAACTTGGACCAAATTCCAGCGCTAGTGGCCCAACAACGCAGCTTTTTTGCGAGCCAACAAACCAAATCGCTACAGTTTAGAAAGGCCCAACTCGAACGCCTACACCAAAAGATTGTGGAGCGAGAAAGCGAGATTTTAGCGGCCTTGCATAGCGATTTGCGCAAGCATGAATTTGAAGCCTATTCGACCGAACTGGGCTTTGTTTTGGTCGAGCTCAAAAAGGCCATCCAACAACTGCCCAAATGGATGAAGGCCCAAAAGGTGGGCACGCCCCTCTTTCTCTTTAATGCAGGCAGCGAAATCCGCTCTGAGCCCTATGGCCTGAGCCTGATTATTGGCCCTTGGAACTACCCTTTTCAGCTGCTTTTTGCCCCTCTTATTGGCGCTTTGGCTGCTGGAAACACCGCTATTCTCAAGCCTTCAGAGCTGGCTCCCGCTACTTCAGCCATCTCCGCAGAGATTATCCGAGAAGCTTTTCCTCCACATTATGTGGCTGTGGTAGAAGGTGGCGTTCCCGCTTCTCAAGCCCTACTCAAAGAGCGTTTCGACTATATTTTCTTTACCGGTGGAACCAAAGTGGGCAAAATTATTTACCAAGCGGCTGCCCAACATCTTACGCCCATCACCTTGGAGCTGGGCGGGAAAAGTCCCTGCTTGGTCGATCGCGATACGGACCTCAAAGCAACCGCCAAACGGATTATCTGGGGGAAGTTCACCAATGCTGGCCAAACTTGTATCGCTCCCGATTATGTATTGGTGGATAAGGCCGTGAAAGAACCACTGATTGCCGAAATGAAACGCCAAATCCAAAAGGCTTATGGCGATAATCCCCAACAATCCGATAGCCTGGCCCGCATTATCAATGCCGCCCATTTTAACCGCCTGATCGCCTACCTCAAAGATGGCGAAATTGCCGCTGGTGGCAATTATGAGGAAAGCGAACGCTACCTCTCCCCGACCCTGATGACGGAGGTTAATCTAGACAGCCCCCTCATGCAGGAAGAGATTTTTGGCCCCATTCTCCCCATCATTAGCTACGATAGCCTGCCCTCAGCCATCGAGTTTATCAACCAACGGCCCAAACCCCTAGCCCTCTACATCTTTAGCAAAAATGATAAGAATGTAGAACGCGTTTTGGCCGAAACCTCTGCCGGCGGCGCCTGCGTAAATGATACCTTACTGCATATTGTCAATCCCAATCTTCCCTTTGGCGGAGTGGGCGAAAGCGGCATCGGCGCCTATCATGGCGAAAGCTCTTTCCAACTCTTTTCTCACCAGAAATCAGTACTCAAACGCAGCTTTCTCATCGATGACCCCGTCCGATATGCCCCCTACAAGCTAGGCATCAAATGGCTCAAAAAGCTCATGGACTGGACCTTATAA
- the efp gene encoding elongation factor P, which yields MATTSDIRKGMCLEHNHDTYIIVEFQHVKPGKGNAFVRTKIKSLTTGKVLDHTFPAGHKVEDVRVERRQYQFLYEAENRLNFMNQETYEQIDIEREMLDGVQFLKEGEVCEVLFHAEKEIPLAVMMPQYVFLQITYVEPGVKGDTATNTLTPAEVETGAEVRVPLFIKNGDLIKINTETGEYMERVKN from the coding sequence ATGGCAACGACTTCAGACATTCGTAAAGGGATGTGCCTAGAGCACAACCACGATACCTATATCATTGTTGAATTTCAGCATGTAAAGCCCGGAAAAGGAAACGCCTTTGTTCGGACCAAAATTAAGAGCTTGACTACAGGTAAGGTGCTCGATCACACTTTTCCTGCGGGCCACAAAGTAGAAGATGTACGCGTAGAGCGTCGTCAGTACCAGTTCCTTTATGAGGCAGAGAATCGCCTCAACTTTATGAACCAAGAGACCTATGAGCAAATCGACATTGAGCGCGAAATGCTAGACGGTGTACAGTTCCTCAAAGAAGGAGAGGTTTGCGAGGTGCTTTTCCATGCCGAAAAAGAAATTCCTTTGGCGGTGATGATGCCTCAGTACGTATTCTTGCAAATTACTTATGTAGAGCCTGGCGTTAAGGGCGATACAGCAACCAATACTCTTACTCCTGCCGAAGTAGAAACAGGCGCAGAAGTACGTGTACCTCTATTCATCAAGAATGGAGACCTCATTAAGATTAACACCGAAACAGGTGAATATATGGAGCGTGTCAAAAACTAG
- the accB gene encoding acetyl-CoA carboxylase biotin carboxyl carrier protein produces MEFDQIKELIKLLQGTTVGEFKYETTEMSLSIRTKDYQKVRTEVVSPAPMMPTMGAMPIAAPAAPVVAPQQEAPQAQEKSQDAGELKDNVNYLEIKSPMVGTFYRSSSPEKPPFVKVGDVIGPDDTVCLIEAMKLFNEVKSEVTGRVVKVLAEDASPVEYEQVLFLVEPLV; encoded by the coding sequence ATGGAGTTTGACCAGATTAAAGAGCTGATTAAGTTGCTACAAGGCACTACTGTAGGGGAATTCAAATATGAAACGACAGAAATGAGCCTGTCTATTCGCACTAAGGACTACCAAAAGGTACGTACCGAAGTGGTTTCTCCTGCTCCCATGATGCCTACTATGGGCGCTATGCCTATTGCTGCTCCTGCAGCTCCCGTTGTAGCCCCTCAGCAAGAAGCACCCCAAGCTCAAGAGAAAAGCCAAGATGCAGGCGAATTGAAGGATAATGTGAATTATCTCGAAATTAAGTCGCCTATGGTGGGTACTTTCTACCGCTCTTCATCTCCAGAAAAACCACCTTTTGTTAAGGTAGGAGACGTAATTGGACCAGATGACACGGTTTGCCTCATCGAAGCCATGAAACTCTTTAATGAAGTAAAATCTGAGGTAACTGGCCGCGTAGTGAAGGTTTTGGCCGAAGATGCTAGCCCCGTAGAATACGAGCAGGTGCTTTTCCTTGTAGAGCCCCTCGTCTAA
- the accC gene encoding acetyl-CoA carboxylase biotin carboxylase subunit: protein MFKKILIANRGEIALRVIRTCKEMGIKTVAIYSTADRDSLHVRFADEAVCVGPAASSDSYLNIANIMAAVEITNADAIHPGYGFLAENAHFAEICTEYNVKFIGPTPEQINKMGDKITAKDTMIKAGVPVVPGSDGLVKDFKTAQKVCEEVGYPVMLKATAGGGGKGMRLVWKEADLQDALEAAQKEAKAAFGNDGMYIEKFVEEPRHVEIQIAGDQYGNVCHLSERECSIQRRHQKLVEESPSPFLTEELREAMGQAAIKAGEAINYEGVGTVEFLVDKHRNFYFMEMNTRIQVEHTVTEEVIDYDLIAEQIKIAMGERISGQNYYPLMHAIECRINAEDVYHDFRPSAGKITSFHSPKGHGVRVDTHVYSGYNIPPYYDSMIAKLICRARTREECIAKMRRALDEFVVEGVHTTVPFHSQLMDNEDFINGNFTTKFLETFELKPPQPKKKKRGH, encoded by the coding sequence ATGTTTAAGAAAATACTTATTGCTAACCGAGGCGAAATCGCCTTGCGCGTTATCCGAACCTGTAAGGAAATGGGGATCAAAACGGTCGCTATTTACTCTACAGCCGATCGCGATAGCCTGCATGTGCGCTTTGCCGATGAGGCCGTCTGCGTAGGGCCTGCTGCAAGTAGCGATTCTTATCTCAATATTGCCAATATTATGGCTGCGGTAGAAATTACCAATGCCGATGCCATCCATCCCGGTTATGGCTTCTTAGCCGAAAATGCCCACTTTGCCGAAATCTGTACGGAGTATAATGTCAAGTTTATTGGCCCAACTCCCGAACAGATTAACAAAATGGGAGATAAAATTACGGCTAAAGATACCATGATTAAAGCAGGCGTTCCCGTAGTGCCCGGCTCCGATGGTTTGGTCAAAGACTTTAAAACAGCCCAAAAGGTCTGCGAAGAAGTCGGCTACCCCGTAATGCTTAAAGCTACGGCTGGTGGTGGTGGAAAAGGAATGCGCTTGGTCTGGAAAGAGGCCGATTTGCAAGATGCCCTAGAAGCTGCCCAAAAGGAAGCTAAGGCCGCCTTTGGCAATGACGGTATGTATATCGAGAAGTTCGTGGAAGAACCTCGACATGTCGAAATCCAAATTGCTGGTGACCAATATGGCAATGTCTGCCACCTTTCCGAACGTGAATGCTCTATCCAACGCCGTCACCAAAAATTGGTGGAGGAGTCGCCTTCTCCTTTCCTTACCGAAGAATTGCGCGAGGCAATGGGCCAAGCCGCAATCAAAGCCGGTGAAGCAATTAACTATGAAGGGGTGGGAACCGTAGAGTTTTTGGTCGATAAACACCGCAATTTCTACTTTATGGAGATGAATACTCGTATCCAGGTAGAACATACGGTGACCGAAGAGGTGATTGATTATGACCTCATTGCCGAACAGATTAAAATTGCTATGGGCGAACGTATTTCTGGACAGAATTACTACCCCCTAATGCACGCTATCGAATGCCGTATCAATGCAGAGGATGTCTATCATGACTTCCGTCCTTCTGCCGGAAAGATTACTTCTTTCCATAGCCCCAAAGGCCATGGCGTTCGCGTCGATACACATGTTTATTCTGGCTACAATATTCCGCCTTACTACGATTCCATGATCGCTAAGCTGATTTGCCGCGCCCGCACCCGCGAGGAGTGTATCGCAAAGATGCGCCGCGCCCTAGATGAGTTTGTGGTGGAAGGGGTACACACTACCGTGCCTTTCCATAGCCAATTGATGGACAATGAGGACTTTATCAATGGTAATTTTACCACTAAGTTTCTAGAAACTTTTGAGCTAAAGCCACCTCAACCTAAAAAGAAGAAAAGAGGACACTAG
- a CDS encoding diacylglycerol/lipid kinase family protein, with the protein MKWYILRNPKARQASALRLWPKIERQIKASGQAYEGQDVRNRKEMLQQMQLYLKEGAQNFLILGGDGSINAAANALLGQSFRPVDELILAQVPLGWGNHWRPNTAGFRPWKGLAQGLRQPKASYQHVGLVSWQRGKKTYQRYFIHLVQIGWLAQYYQSLQKKAPKNIRLLTKWQFFQSWNQQQILSPAQMTLNGQKQALAPFFNLAIGLQNPKESFSWSSQEKKAHLGQLLFPQALLNGPKSSPKPVQDIQLELPSHWPISIDGDPIIRSGTKLHLQLLPQQLRLLNF; encoded by the coding sequence ATGAAATGGTACATTTTACGCAACCCCAAAGCTCGCCAAGCTAGCGCCCTTCGACTTTGGCCCAAAATAGAGCGGCAAATCAAAGCTAGTGGCCAAGCCTATGAGGGCCAAGATGTACGCAACCGCAAGGAGATGCTCCAACAAATGCAACTCTACCTAAAGGAAGGCGCCCAAAATTTCCTCATCCTCGGTGGAGATGGGAGCATCAATGCCGCCGCCAATGCCCTTTTAGGCCAATCTTTCCGGCCCGTAGATGAGCTCATTTTGGCCCAAGTTCCCCTTGGTTGGGGCAACCACTGGCGCCCCAATACCGCCGGCTTCCGCCCCTGGAAGGGCCTGGCCCAAGGCCTTCGACAACCCAAAGCGAGCTACCAGCATGTAGGCCTAGTCAGCTGGCAAAGAGGCAAAAAAACGTATCAACGCTATTTTATTCATCTGGTCCAAATTGGTTGGCTAGCCCAATACTACCAAAGCCTACAGAAAAAAGCGCCTAAAAATATCCGCCTGCTCACTAAATGGCAGTTTTTCCAAAGCTGGAACCAACAACAAATCCTCTCTCCCGCCCAAATGACCCTCAACGGCCAAAAACAAGCCTTGGCGCCCTTTTTTAACCTAGCTATTGGCCTGCAAAACCCCAAAGAGAGCTTTAGCTGGAGCAGCCAAGAGAAAAAAGCCCATTTGGGCCAACTGCTCTTTCCCCAAGCCTTATTAAATGGCCCCAAAAGCAGCCCCAAACCCGTCCAAGATATACAACTCGAACTGCCCAGCCATTGGCCCATTAGTATTGATGGCGATCCCATTATTCGCTCTGGCACAAAACTCCATCTCCAATTGTTGCCCCAACAACTTCGACTACTGAATTTTTAG
- a CDS encoding DUF4920 domain-containing protein: MFKSITFSLSLFLLLGFGACQNETTAGKPGQEETAAASAEEQHKHHEGHGAAPEPLTEEGLHYGLEKIDGEGAKTASEVVASLQADDLGMIAWGEGQESPGIENIKVEGEIVEMCKMSGCWFTLKTAEGQELIVSTAEHKALPKEFMGQTVVAEGPAFRVDISVEELQAQAQADGQSEEEAAEITEGSSEFNLIAKGVMLKK, encoded by the coding sequence ATGTTTAAATCAATCACATTCAGTTTAAGCCTATTTTTGTTATTGGGATTTGGTGCTTGCCAAAACGAAACCACTGCCGGAAAGCCTGGGCAGGAAGAAACGGCTGCCGCTTCGGCAGAAGAGCAGCATAAGCATCATGAGGGGCATGGGGCTGCGCCTGAGCCATTGACGGAAGAGGGTTTGCATTATGGTTTGGAAAAAATTGATGGAGAGGGGGCGAAGACGGCCTCGGAAGTGGTTGCGAGTTTGCAGGCTGATGATTTGGGTATGATTGCATGGGGCGAAGGGCAGGAGTCGCCTGGTATAGAAAATATAAAAGTGGAGGGAGAAATTGTGGAGATGTGTAAAATGTCGGGTTGTTGGTTTACGCTCAAGACGGCCGAGGGCCAAGAATTGATTGTGAGTACTGCGGAGCATAAGGCTTTGCCCAAAGAATTTATGGGGCAAACGGTTGTGGCAGAGGGGCCTGCCTTTAGAGTAGACATTTCTGTAGAGGAGTTGCAAGCTCAAGCGCAGGCGGATGGGCAGAGCGAAGAAGAGGCGGCAGAAATCACAGAAGGAAGCAGTGAGTTTAACCTAATTGCCAAGGGCGTGATGTTGAAAAAGTAA